The DNA sequence GAGAATCAGCGAGCCGAGCAGGACCGATCCTATCTGAACACTTGGGGCCAATCTACGGTCCAAACCCTCTTAAATCTAGGTGACCTTAGAGAACAAGCCGAAATTTTGGCCAGCGGTGGGGTTAGAAATCCTCTGGATATGGTTAAAGCCTTGGTCCTGGGAGCCAGAGCAGTCGGCCTTTCTCGAACCATGCTTGAGCTCGTTGAGCGCTACCCTCTGGATAAGGCCATCGCTATCGTCAATGGCTGGAAGGAGGACCTGCGGCTGCTGATGTGTGCCCTTAATTGTCGTACTATTGCTGATTTGAGACAGGTTGATTATTTGCTCTATGGCAAATTGGCTCAGGCTAACTCTTGAATTCAGAGGCTAGCAGAAAAGTCAGAATCTTTGACCTCTGGGCTAAAAAGTTTTAGACTAGAGGCAAAGGAGATGATCTCATGATTGAAATGACCTTTAGAGATGCCTATGATATTGAACGTCAGCAGAGCTTTGAAAATCCGAGTGATTTTATCCGAGTTCTTATGGGCTGTTCAACTGTACCGGAGTACTATCCCGTTAAGAGTGTCACTTACAAGGGAAAAGATCTTGGTTTTCATGGAACTTACGGTGAACTCTTTCCAACCTTTGTCGATTTTGATTGGTCGGCTTACGAAGGAGTTTAGACTTATCCATATAGAAAAAGAGTCTGGGACAAAACCTGTTCCGCGGCAGACAAAAAGCAACGGTTTTGATGCCGTTGCTTTTTGCTTTAGTGAGCTAGCCTTGATAAAATAGAGTTGACTAAAACCTACTAGAAAGGCTACCCCATGTATATTCACTATAACACAAATCAAACCACTTTACCACTAGAAACGCGTTCCTTGTTGCCCTCCAATCACCTGGTGTTTACAATTGAAAAGGTGGTTCATGCGCTTGATGATAGTAACTTTGACACCTTTTACCACGACTATGGGCGCCCATCCTACCATCCTAAAA is a window from the Streptococcus criceti HS-6 genome containing:
- a CDS encoding DUF4649 family protein, whose amino-acid sequence is MIEMTFRDAYDIERQQSFENPSDFIRVLMGCSTVPEYYPVKSVTYKGKDLGFHGTYGELFPTFVDFDWSAYEGV